In the genome of Colletes latitarsis isolate SP2378_abdomen chromosome 9, iyColLati1, whole genome shotgun sequence, one region contains:
- the LOC143345813 gene encoding uncharacterized protein LOC143345813, with product MGEVREREEKVETECNVETENENKSTTDVDPPEIANLKIEENKCQLSNAVTDHSCPSKAKETVTGTKVKRKSRSTRRKLNALVSNASLHFSDTDSEGELTTIKPQTRSSQSLDIQQAPTISVTSDNVEFTNGLNENTILSPDKEMLQCNNFLESLTDVDEIYPSETENDQKENETSLKVTENSWPDETDLEDIEGGEEVQTMIYVKPRSDVFCEYGGETIITKESDGPFSVEIRNKMYVEEVRQSDSCSNAPDIVVMSNTDEEDMAISDEEDAQEVCCSQKEILEDLDVLVASQIVMRHINKPENMLIVRDTSDDAISDCHTDTEEVDQNE from the coding sequence atgggAGAAGTGCGCGAACGAGAGGAGAAGGTAGAAACGGAGTGTAACGTAGAAACAGAAAACGAGAATAAATCCACAACCGATGTAGATCCTCCGGAGATagctaatttaaaaatagagGAGAACAAATGTCAGTTATCGAACGCTGTTACCGATCATTCGTGCCCATCGAAGGCGAAAGAAACAGTCACGGGTACGAAGGTTAAGAGAAAATCGAGATCGACGCGCAGGAAACTGAACGCGTTGGTCAGCAACGCGTCTCTGCATTTCTCTGATACGGATTCCGAGGGTGAACTGACGACCATTAAACCCCAAACTCGATCGAGCCAGTCCCTGGATATTCAACAGGCACCGACGATATCCGTAACATCCGATAACGTGGAGTTCACGAACGGACTGAACGAAAACACGATATTATCGCCAGACAAGGAGATGCTCCAATGCAACAATTTCCTCGAGAGTCTCACGGacgttgacgaaatttatccaaGCGAGACGGAGAACGATCAAAAGGAAAACGAAACTAGTCTCAAAGTGACTGAGAATTCCTGGCCTGACGAAACCGATCTCGAGGACATCGAAGGCGGAGAGGAAGTTCAGACGATGATTTACGTAAAACCGAGATCCGACGTGTTTTGCGAATATGGCGGAGAAACGATAATAACCAAAGAAAGCGACGGTCCGTTCTCCGTCGAGATACGAAACAAAATGTACGTAGAGGAAGTACGACAATCCGATTCGTGCAGCAACGCACCGGATATCGTGGTGATGTCGAACACCGACGAAGAAGACATGGCTATATCGGACGAAGAGGACGCGCAGGAAGTCTGTTGCAGCCAAAAGGAGATCCTCGAGGACTTGGACGTCCTCGTGGCTTCTCAAATCGTGATGAGGCACATTAACAAACCGGAAAACATGTTGATCGTTAGAGACACCAGCGACGATGCGATCAGCGATTGCCATACCGATACCGAGGAAGTCGATCAGAACGaataa
- the LOC143345547 gene encoding alkylglycerol monooxygenase, which produces MNVTHVDIFGELKHAGKLWYLVNPYETMFEFPYDVPDYQQQVWFPFFVLIILEQIILRRKKQSFRLNDQVTSLSHWIFQETGRIFFRGAEYYAYIVIYEKYHWWNLPWNSAWTWYITAVGVDFCYYWVHRSNHEVHFLWAHHQVHHSSEEFTLAVGLRQSILQHWCNFMFYLPLALFISPSHFIAHNQFNLIYQLWIHTTVIDDLGPLELIFNTPKHHRVHHGCNLYCLDKNYGGVLIIWDKLFGTFMEEEKNSKIIYGLVVSPQSFNPLYLQVFYVYQLIRKSLRMSSITDKWAVFWKGPSWFPGAPRLGLDEYKINVTHRIKYDNCVSVWHIVYITVHFCLVFYNHLQLYDETQDLKTVSSGFVIINNMFALTTIGLLFDKSKYAGVVEFIRCLIYLSFSMVYNSINICTYYVYITSCCVWILYFLCKVKY; this is translated from the exons ATGAATGTCACGCACGTTGATATTTTCGGCGAGTTGAAGCACGCGGGGAAATTATGGTACCTCGTCAATCCATACGAAACGATGTTTGAATTTCCGTACGATGTTCCTGATTATCAGCAACAG GTATGGTTTCCGTTCTTCGTCCTCATAATACTGGAACAAATTATATTGAGGAGAAAGAAACAGAGCTTTCGTTTGAACGATCAAGTGACGTCTTTGTCTCATTGGATATTTCAAGAAACTGGCCG TATCTTCTTCCGCGGCGCTGAATATTATGCATACATCGTAATTTACGAGAAATATCATTGGTGGAATCTGCCCTGGAACTCAGCGTGGACTTGGTATATCACTGCTGTCGGGGTGGATTTTTGTTACTATTGGGTTCACCGCAGTAACCACG AGGTACACTTTTTATGGGCTCACCACCAAGTACATCATAGTAGCGAGGAGTTCACTCTCGCGGTTGGTCTGCGGCAATCCATTTTGCAACACTGGTGTAACTTC ATGTTTTATTTGCCACTCGCCTTATTTATATCCCCCTCGCATTTCATTGCGCACAATCAATTCAATCTAATTTACCAATTATGGATCCACACCACCGTTATCGACGATCTCGGACCGttggaattaatatttaatactcCGAAACATCATCGTGTGCATCACG GTTGCAATCTCTATTGTCTAGACAAGAATTATGGCGGCGTTCTTATCATATGGGACAAGTTATTTGGAACGTTCATGGAGGAGGAGAAGAATAGTAAAATAATTTACGGTCTGGTCGTCAGTCCTCAATCTTTCAATCCGTTGTATTTACAG GTATTTTATGTTTACCAATTGATTCGAAAGAGTTTACGGATGTCCTCCATAACAGATAAATGGGCTGTTTTTTGGAAAGGCCCAAGTTGGTTTCCAGGTGCCCCTCGTTTGGGCCTCGACGAATACAAAATAAAC GTCACACACAGGATTAAGTACGATAACTGTGTGTCTGTATGGCATATCGTTTACATAACTGTACACTTCTGCCTAGTTTTCTACAATCACCTTCAATTATATGATGAAACACAA GATTTAAAGACTGTATCTTCTGGATtcgtaattattaataacatgTTTGCTCTTACCACGATCGgattattatttgacaaatcGAAGTACGCTGGTGTCGTAGAATTTATTCGTTGTTTGATTTATTTAAGTTTCTCAATGGTATACAATTCGATAAATATATGCACGTATTATGTATATATCACATCTTGTTGCGTAtggattttatattttctttgtaAAGTTAAATATTAG
- the LOC143345892 gene encoding uncharacterized protein LOC143345892 isoform X2: MQTVLKEPLCVRICGGKLDFPRHASFAAIKIVAWWELDYQAAFNRHSGLTKSTAHETVTSADSGDGVIKKIQPSEFILLVVDTAEDLLEHLHLLIQESLDHADLTVLTATLGAAALIRNCLWCYSQQTKNLISTQASEKINKSYKSYHEMAEAVAERLLDLHCRLISLYILNEADSLSWHDIKSFFERERCSFVIQMWWLYMQATKADLWNTVSPKMAQRVFSGMLNESLSIIVTRFIHARPSLARSQQFWTDAFNVLCCTGYLALNAFVSVSEMIGVKLNKLPVAVRDIHTKCNELLICLLLRGTPVQELYQVFRGGFDNLTILQPRHGPAAWLLLCAPNLLGSIDSDVYISNLPEDRAAILELNILTHQPQPNWPQLIKVISMNDYAVAKILLNTLIRDCNNFTSEDYFDDLEQLRINGKNCGGFLCNSTTCYGTLKVTSALSLYSLVHILTCIAQEPGRVIVPALKQNPNWSNYLDRQQVWNQSRPPWLNAILKPLNNMMQPIIEILLEAVKTGASIYQTMSLVIGCFTKLYETLPSAILKTAFVLNDNLPAHCHPIGGNVLLHILCASLYTALLKFSKHCKPEMQNSPTVKRTNNELNFFDPNDTPAIVIALAEAICSIDEDNKHTSQIDDFFQLVKADIQATDTKPGINELTHMSSFIETCTDELLFTESGRQALKVTHEFLIRASDLVLNNLRRTDAREHLIDVPEFCPLNKPLTYTMFHIEDTTFDQFLVQYEKTNWRKALTMPFSITVERVRSQILLRPEFKNVGELTHEDREAMNSIKKLCTSVKTTCTK; encoded by the exons ATGCAGACAGTGTTGAAGGAGCCATTATGCGTACGTATATGTGGCGGAAAGCTCGATTTCCCAAGGCATGCTTCGTTTGCTGCTATTAAAATTGTGGCATGGTGGGAATTAGATTACCAAGCTGCTTTCAATCGCCATTCTGGTTTAACAAAATCGACTGCACACGAAACTGTTACGAGTGCAGATAGCGGGGAcggagttattaaaaaaattcaaccaTCCGAATTCATATTACTCGTTGTCGATACCGCAGAAGATTTATTAG AACATTTGCATCTGCTTATTCAAGAGTCATTAGATCATGCGGATTTAACGGTATTAACGGCCACTTTGGGAGCAGCAGCGTTAATTCGAAATTGTTTATGGTGTTACTCTCAACAaactaaaaatttaatttccacgCAGGCAAG CGAGAAAATAAACAAATCCTATAAATCTTACCACGAAATGGCTGAGGCTGTCGCGGAAAGGTTACTAGATTTACATTGTCGCTTAAtttcattatacatactcaATGAAGCCGACTCTCTTAGCTGGCACGACATCAAATCATTTTTCGAACGCGAACGTTGCTCCTTTGTGATACAAATGTGGTGGCTATACATGCAAG CGACAAAGGCAGATTTATGGAACACCGTTTCTCCAAAAATGGCCCAACGTGTCTTTTCCGGAATGTTGAATGAGTCTTTGTCCATTATTGTGACGAGATTTATCCAC GCTCGGCCGAGTTTAGCGCGATCTCAACAATTTTGGACAGACGCCTTCAACGTTCTTTGCTGTACTGGTTATCTTGCACTGAACGCTTTTGTTAGCGTCAGTGAGATGATCGGAGTAAAGTTAAACAAACTTCCCGTTGCTGTTAGAGACATCCATACAAAATGCAACGAGTTGTTAATTTGTTTGTTGTTGAGAGGCACGCCTGTCCAAGAATTATATCAG GTTTTTCGTGGAGGATTCGATAATTTAACGATTCTACAACCACGCCATGGGCCTGCAGCCTGGCTGTTATTGTGCGCGCCAAATTTGTTAGGTTCGATCGACTCTGACGTTTACATTTCGAATTTGCCTGAGGATCGGGCAGCGATTTTAGAATTGAACATACTTACGCATCAACCTCAACCGAACTGGCCTCAATTAATAAAG GTGATCTCCATGAATGATTACGCAGTTGCCAAAATATTATTGAATACGTTAATCCGCGATTGCAACAATTTCACATCCGAAGATTATTTTGACGATTTAGAACAATTAAGAATCAATGGAAAGAATTGCGGTGGTTTTCTATGCAACAGTACGACATGCTATGGAACATTGAAAGTGACATCAGCTTTAAGTCTTTATAGTTTAGTGCACATTTTGACGTGTATAGCGCAGGAACCTGGCCGTGTTATTGTACCAGCTTTAAAGCAAAATCCCAATTGGTCTAATTACCTTGATCGACAACAG GTCTGGAATCAGTCAAGGCCACCATGGCTGAATGCAATTTTAAAACCATTAAACAATATGATGCAACCAATTATCGAAATACTTTTAGAAGCTGTAAAA ACAGGAGCCAGTATATATCAGACAATGTCGTTGGTAATTGGCTGTTTTACCAAATTATACGAGACTTTACCCTCCGCAATTTTAAAAACCGCGTTTGTATTAAACGATAATCTCCCTGCTCATTGTCATCCAATCGGTGGCAACGTTCTTCTCCATATTCTTTGTGCATCTCTTTATACCGCTCTTCTGAAGTTTTCCAAGCATTGCAAACCGGAGATGCAAAATAGTCCAACTGTTAAACGAACTAATAACGAATTAAATTTCTTCGATCCTAACGATACGCCAGCGATCGTAATCGCCTTGGCCGAAGCTATCTGTAGTATCGACGAGGATAATAAGCACACCTCTCAAATTGACGACTTTTTTCAACTGGTGAAAGCaga CATTCAAGCAACGGATACGAAACCAGGCATTAATGAATTAACACACATGTCTTCCTTTATCGAAACATGTACCGATGAATTGTTGTTTACCGAATCTGGACGACAAGCTTTGAAA GTAACGCATGAATTTTTAATTCGTGCATCCGACTTAGTGTTGAATAATTTGCGACGCACCGACGCTCGAGAACATTTAATCGACGTGCCCGAGTTTTGTCCTCTTAATAAACCATTAACTTATACGATGTTCCATATCGAAGATACCACGTTTGACCAG TTTCTCGTTCAATATGAAAAGACAAATTGGAGGAAAGCTTTAACGATGCCATTTTCCATCACGGTGGAACGCGTACGGAGCCAAATTTTATTACGACCAGAGTTTAAAAACGTCGGCGAATTGACGCACGAGGACAGAGAAGCAATGAATTCGATTAAAAAGCTTTGCACTTCGGTAAAAACAACGTGCACAAAATAG
- the LOC143345892 gene encoding uncharacterized protein LOC143345892 isoform X1, whose amino-acid sequence MEIMEDGNLEDRVRILLQRDMQYYQEMQTVLKEPLCVRICGGKLDFPRHASFAAIKIVAWWELDYQAAFNRHSGLTKSTAHETVTSADSGDGVIKKIQPSEFILLVVDTAEDLLEHLHLLIQESLDHADLTVLTATLGAAALIRNCLWCYSQQTKNLISTQASEKINKSYKSYHEMAEAVAERLLDLHCRLISLYILNEADSLSWHDIKSFFERERCSFVIQMWWLYMQATKADLWNTVSPKMAQRVFSGMLNESLSIIVTRFIHARPSLARSQQFWTDAFNVLCCTGYLALNAFVSVSEMIGVKLNKLPVAVRDIHTKCNELLICLLLRGTPVQELYQVFRGGFDNLTILQPRHGPAAWLLLCAPNLLGSIDSDVYISNLPEDRAAILELNILTHQPQPNWPQLIKVISMNDYAVAKILLNTLIRDCNNFTSEDYFDDLEQLRINGKNCGGFLCNSTTCYGTLKVTSALSLYSLVHILTCIAQEPGRVIVPALKQNPNWSNYLDRQQVWNQSRPPWLNAILKPLNNMMQPIIEILLEAVKTGASIYQTMSLVIGCFTKLYETLPSAILKTAFVLNDNLPAHCHPIGGNVLLHILCASLYTALLKFSKHCKPEMQNSPTVKRTNNELNFFDPNDTPAIVIALAEAICSIDEDNKHTSQIDDFFQLVKADIQATDTKPGINELTHMSSFIETCTDELLFTESGRQALKVTHEFLIRASDLVLNNLRRTDAREHLIDVPEFCPLNKPLTYTMFHIEDTTFDQFLVQYEKTNWRKALTMPFSITVERVRSQILLRPEFKNVGELTHEDREAMNSIKKLCTSVKTTCTK is encoded by the exons ATGGAGATTATGGAAGATGGCAATTTAGAAGATCGTGTTAGAATTTTATTACAACGAGATATGCAATATTATCAG GAAATGCAGACAGTGTTGAAGGAGCCATTATGCGTACGTATATGTGGCGGAAAGCTCGATTTCCCAAGGCATGCTTCGTTTGCTGCTATTAAAATTGTGGCATGGTGGGAATTAGATTACCAAGCTGCTTTCAATCGCCATTCTGGTTTAACAAAATCGACTGCACACGAAACTGTTACGAGTGCAGATAGCGGGGAcggagttattaaaaaaattcaaccaTCCGAATTCATATTACTCGTTGTCGATACCGCAGAAGATTTATTAG AACATTTGCATCTGCTTATTCAAGAGTCATTAGATCATGCGGATTTAACGGTATTAACGGCCACTTTGGGAGCAGCAGCGTTAATTCGAAATTGTTTATGGTGTTACTCTCAACAaactaaaaatttaatttccacgCAGGCAAG CGAGAAAATAAACAAATCCTATAAATCTTACCACGAAATGGCTGAGGCTGTCGCGGAAAGGTTACTAGATTTACATTGTCGCTTAAtttcattatacatactcaATGAAGCCGACTCTCTTAGCTGGCACGACATCAAATCATTTTTCGAACGCGAACGTTGCTCCTTTGTGATACAAATGTGGTGGCTATACATGCAAG CGACAAAGGCAGATTTATGGAACACCGTTTCTCCAAAAATGGCCCAACGTGTCTTTTCCGGAATGTTGAATGAGTCTTTGTCCATTATTGTGACGAGATTTATCCAC GCTCGGCCGAGTTTAGCGCGATCTCAACAATTTTGGACAGACGCCTTCAACGTTCTTTGCTGTACTGGTTATCTTGCACTGAACGCTTTTGTTAGCGTCAGTGAGATGATCGGAGTAAAGTTAAACAAACTTCCCGTTGCTGTTAGAGACATCCATACAAAATGCAACGAGTTGTTAATTTGTTTGTTGTTGAGAGGCACGCCTGTCCAAGAATTATATCAG GTTTTTCGTGGAGGATTCGATAATTTAACGATTCTACAACCACGCCATGGGCCTGCAGCCTGGCTGTTATTGTGCGCGCCAAATTTGTTAGGTTCGATCGACTCTGACGTTTACATTTCGAATTTGCCTGAGGATCGGGCAGCGATTTTAGAATTGAACATACTTACGCATCAACCTCAACCGAACTGGCCTCAATTAATAAAG GTGATCTCCATGAATGATTACGCAGTTGCCAAAATATTATTGAATACGTTAATCCGCGATTGCAACAATTTCACATCCGAAGATTATTTTGACGATTTAGAACAATTAAGAATCAATGGAAAGAATTGCGGTGGTTTTCTATGCAACAGTACGACATGCTATGGAACATTGAAAGTGACATCAGCTTTAAGTCTTTATAGTTTAGTGCACATTTTGACGTGTATAGCGCAGGAACCTGGCCGTGTTATTGTACCAGCTTTAAAGCAAAATCCCAATTGGTCTAATTACCTTGATCGACAACAG GTCTGGAATCAGTCAAGGCCACCATGGCTGAATGCAATTTTAAAACCATTAAACAATATGATGCAACCAATTATCGAAATACTTTTAGAAGCTGTAAAA ACAGGAGCCAGTATATATCAGACAATGTCGTTGGTAATTGGCTGTTTTACCAAATTATACGAGACTTTACCCTCCGCAATTTTAAAAACCGCGTTTGTATTAAACGATAATCTCCCTGCTCATTGTCATCCAATCGGTGGCAACGTTCTTCTCCATATTCTTTGTGCATCTCTTTATACCGCTCTTCTGAAGTTTTCCAAGCATTGCAAACCGGAGATGCAAAATAGTCCAACTGTTAAACGAACTAATAACGAATTAAATTTCTTCGATCCTAACGATACGCCAGCGATCGTAATCGCCTTGGCCGAAGCTATCTGTAGTATCGACGAGGATAATAAGCACACCTCTCAAATTGACGACTTTTTTCAACTGGTGAAAGCaga CATTCAAGCAACGGATACGAAACCAGGCATTAATGAATTAACACACATGTCTTCCTTTATCGAAACATGTACCGATGAATTGTTGTTTACCGAATCTGGACGACAAGCTTTGAAA GTAACGCATGAATTTTTAATTCGTGCATCCGACTTAGTGTTGAATAATTTGCGACGCACCGACGCTCGAGAACATTTAATCGACGTGCCCGAGTTTTGTCCTCTTAATAAACCATTAACTTATACGATGTTCCATATCGAAGATACCACGTTTGACCAG TTTCTCGTTCAATATGAAAAGACAAATTGGAGGAAAGCTTTAACGATGCCATTTTCCATCACGGTGGAACGCGTACGGAGCCAAATTTTATTACGACCAGAGTTTAAAAACGTCGGCGAATTGACGCACGAGGACAGAGAAGCAATGAATTCGATTAAAAAGCTTTGCACTTCGGTAAAAACAACGTGCACAAAATAG
- the Fh gene encoding frataxin, with translation MLLTKNITKNSNLRILSCDSVSSILSRHLTNEINVQSRRNIVGYLMPHREKILSKNNDLNKINHKLAINFSSDSDKGYSVNQELTPIQFEKVTDETLESLTEYFDELIEQSPHLTEADVSYGDGVLTVKFGKAYGTYVINRQTPNKQIWLSSPKSGPKRYDFVNGRWIYKYDGKTIHELLNNEIPAITMSPTCFNKCSFSGKEKEAVINSL, from the exons ATGTTACTGACAAAAAACATAACAAAGAATAGTAATCTTAGAATTCTATCGTGTGACTCCGTATCAAGTATTCTAAGCAGACATTTAACAAACGAGATTAACGTTCAATCTAGGCGAAATATTGTAGGTTATCTTATGCCTCATCGTGAAAAAATATTAAGTAAAAATAATGATTTGAACAAAATAAATCATAAATTAGCAATAAATTTTAGTTCAGACAGTGACAAGGGATATTCAGTTAATCA AGAACTTACACCTATACAATTTGAAAAAGTTACAGATGAAACCCTTGAATCTTTGACAGAATACTTCGATGAATTGATCGAGCAGTCACCACATCTAACAGAAGCAGATGTATCATATGGA GATGGTGTATTAACTGTTAAATTTGGTAAAGCATATGGTACTTATGTTATAAATCGTCAAACACCAAATAAACAAATTTGGCTTTCCTCTCCAAAGTCTGGTCCAAAACGATATGACTTTGTAAATGGTAGATGGATTTATAAATATGATGGAAAGACAATACATGAGTTACTGAACAATGAAATACCAGCAATCACAATGAGTCCAACATGTTTTAATAAGTGTTCCTTTAGTGGCAAAGAGAAAGAAGCTGTAATAAACAGTCtttaa